From Sardina pilchardus chromosome 9, fSarPil1.1, whole genome shotgun sequence, a single genomic window includes:
- the kcnab2a gene encoding voltage-gated potassium channel subunit beta-2 isoform X3: MYPESTTDSPARLSLRQTGSPGMIYRNLGKSGLRVSCLGLGTWVTFGGQITDEMAEQLMTLAYENGINLFDTAEVYAAGKAEVVLGNIIKKKGWRRSSLVITTKIFWGGKAETERGLSRKHIIEGLKASLERLQLEYVDVVFANRPDPNTPMEETVRAMTHVINQGMAMYWGTSRWSPMEIMEAYSVARQFNQIPPICEQAEYHMFQREKVEVQLPELFHKIGVGAMTWSPLACGIISGKYDSGVPPYSRASLKGYQWLKDKILSEEGRRQQAKLKELQAIAERLGCTLPQLAIAWCLRNEGVSSVLLGASNTDQLMENIGAIQVLPKLSSSITHEVDSILGNKPYSKKDYRS; encoded by the exons AAACCTGGGCAAGTCTGGGCTGAGAGTGTCATGCCTTGGGCTGG GAACATGGGTGACATTCGGAGGACAGATCACAGATGAG ATGGCGGAGCAGCTGATGACGCTGGCCTATGAGAACGGGATCAATCTGTTCGACACGGCGGAGGTCTACGCTGCAGGAAA GGCAGAAGTTGTCCTTGGCAACATCATTAAGAAGAAAGGATGGAg GCGATCCAGTTTAGTGATCACAACCAAAATATTCTGGGGTGGAAA GGCAGAAACTGAAAGAGGCTTATCCAGAAAACATATAATAGAAG GTTTAAAAGCATCACTGGAGAGATTGCAGTTAGAATATGTGGATGTGGTGTTTGCAAATAGGCCAGACCCCAACACACCCATGGAAG aaACGGTGCGGGCGATGACCCATGTGATCAATCAGGGGATGGCGATGTACTGGGGAACCTCACGCTGGAGTCCTATGGAGATTATG GAGGCGTACTCGGTGGCGCGGCAGTTCAACCAGATCCCGCCCATCTGCGAGCAGGCCGAGTACCACATGTTCCAGAGGGAGAAGGTGGAGGTGCAGCTGCCCGAGCTCTTCCACAAAatag gtgtgggggCGATGACCTGGTCCCCTCTGGCGTGCGGGATCATCTCAGGGAAATACGACAGCGGGGTGCCCCCCTACTCCCGCGCCTCTCTCAAG GGCTACCAGTGGCTGAAGGACAAGATCTTGAGCGAGGAGGGCCGGCGCCAGCAGGCGAAGCTGAAAGAGCTGCAGGCCATCGCCGAGCGGCTGGGCTGCACCCTGCCGCAGCTCGCCATTG CGTGGTGCCTAAGGAATGAAGGGGTGAGCTCTGTGCTGTTAGGAGCCTCCAACACGGACCAGCTCATGGAGAACATAGGAGCAATACAG GTTCTTCCAAAGTTGTCGTCCTCCATCACACACGAGGTGGACAGCATCCTGGGAAACAAGCCCTACAGTAAAAAGGACTACCGCTCCTAA